The window GGTCAGCACATTGGCCCGGTCGGCGAAGGTGATGACCATGGCCCGCTGGGTGGTGGTCATGCCGTCGACGACCTTGAGGGCCTCCTCCTTGGCGATGCTCAGGCGGATTTGCCCGTCGCCCTCGTCAGCGCCCATCGACGCGGACTGATCGATGAGCAGGGTCATGGACTGCTCGATGTCAGCGGAGCCCCTGCGGACCGGCTCGCCGATCGCCAGGGCCGCCAGGATCAGGATGAGGAGCTGCAGGATCAGCAGCAGGTTGCTGCGCAGCTTCTGGAACGGCGAGTTGACCTGCAGGTCCTCGACCGAGCGGCGCCACAGCAAGGTTGAGGCGATAGGCAGCTCGCGGCGTTTCAGCTTGAGGAAGTAGAGCAGGACCAGCGGTGGAATGGTGGCCGCCGCCGCCAGGACCGGAATGTACCAGGGCGCGAGGAAGTTCACCGCAGCAACCCTCGTTTCCGGAGATAGGTGAGCACCAGCTGGTCGAACGGGACCTCGGTGCTGGTGAACAAGTACGTGATGCCCCGCCGCGAGCAGTATTCCTGCAGCTGTCCGCAGTATGCGTTGAGATTCTGCTTGTAGCGGTTGAGCAAGGCCCGGCTGATCGTGACCTCAGCGAGGTCGTCATCCTCGACGTCGCGCAGCCGGAGGTCGCCGACCAGGTCAGGCTGGATTTCCTGGGAGCTGAGCATCTGGATGGCATACAGGTCGTAGTGCCGTCCGAGCAGGTAGCGCAAACCCTCCTCATAGCCGCCCTTGTCCATGAAATCGCTCAACACGATCACGATGCCGCGCTGGGGGTGGCGGATCGCGAAGTGGCGGCAGGCAGCGGTCATGTTACCCGCGCCGGCCGGCTCCAGGTTGACCAGGTAGCCGAGTACTTTGGAGATCAGGTGACGGCCGCGGACTCCGGCCTGCTCGGGCCCGAACCGGTCGGAGTAGCCGCACAGCGTGACCCGGTTGTAGTTGACCAGCCCGACATAGGCGAGGGCGGCCGCAACCCGCTTGGCGTACAAGGCCTTGGCCGGGTTACCGAAGTCCATCGACTTGCTGCAGTCGAGCAGGAGGCTGACGTGGAGATCCTCCTCCTCGAAGAACAGCTTGATGAACAGCTTCTCGAGCCTCCCGTAGATGTTCCAGTCCAGGAAGCGCAGGTCGTCGCCGACCACGTAGTTGCGGTAGTCGGCGAATTCGACCGATTGCCCCTTGCGCTTTGACCGCCGCTCGCCCTTCATCCGCCCGGCGAAGATCTTGCGCGAGACGATATCCAGCCGTTCAAGGCGGTTCATGAACTCGGGATCGAGTAGTTCGCTGTATGTTGTTGCCGAGGCCATAGTGTCGATAGCCGAAACGCCAGGCGGTCACACGAAGCCCGGCGTCAGGTTTCGGTTTTACCCGGTCATCGCCCTTCTCGCTCCTCTACGCTGACTTCCCGCAATGCAGGCTCAGGCTGCCTTCTCCGTCAACGTCGGGATCTTCTCGATCATATCCTCGATCACCGCATCCGTGCTCATGTTCTCCGCCTCGCCCTCGAAGTTGAGCAGCACGCGGTGGCGCAGGGCAGGCAAGGCGGCCTCCTTCACGTCCTCGAAGCTCACGTTGAACCGCCCTTCCAGCAAGGCCCGCACCTTGGACGCCAGGGTCAGGGCCTGGGCCCCACGCGGGCTCGAACCCCAGCGGACGTACTTGTTCGTCATCTCGGTGGCGAACTCGCCTTCCGGGTGGGTGGCCATGGTGAGTCGAACCACGTAATCCTGCACGTGGGGGGCGAGGATCACCCGCTTGACCAGCTTCTGGGCGCCCAGGATCTCCTCCTGGCTCATGATCGGCTGGATGTCGGGCACGAAGCCGGTCGTTGTCCGGTCGAGGATGGTCTTCAATTCATCGCGCGAGGAGTACTCGACAATGAGCTTGTAAAAGAAGCGATCGAGTTGGGCCTCGGGCAGGGGATAGGTGCCTTCCTGCTCGATCGGGTTCTGTGTGGCCATGACGAAGAACGGCTCCTTGAGGGTATACCGTGTGCCGCCGACGGTCACGGTGTGCTCCTGCATGGCCTCGAGCAGGGCCGATTGTGTCTTGGGAGTGGCCCGGTTGATTTCATCCGCCAGCACAATCTGGGCGAACAGCGGCCCATGCTGGAAGCGGAACTCGCGGTGTCCGGTGGCCGGATCGTCCATCACGATGTTCGTACCGATGATGTCGGCGGGCATGAGGTCGGGGGTGAACTGGATCCGGCTG of the Phycisphaerae bacterium genome contains:
- a CDS encoding BatA and WFA domain-containing protein, coding for MNFLAPWYIPVLAAAATIPPLVLLYFLKLKRRELPIASTLLWRRSVEDLQVNSPFQKLRSNLLLILQLLILILAALAIGEPVRRGSADIEQSMTLLIDQSASMGADEGDGQIRLSIAKEEALKVVDGMTTTQRAMVITFADRANVLT
- a CDS encoding MoxR family ATPase yields the protein MAETIDPRVEKATHEFCAKFKRLRAEIGKAIVGQNEIVDGVLTCLFVGGHALLEGVPGLGKTYLIRTLAQALSLDFSRIQFTPDLMPADIIGTNIVMDDPATGHREFRFQHGPLFAQIVLADEINRATPKTQSALLEAMQEHTVTVGGTRYTLKEPFFVMATQNPIEQEGTYPLPEAQLDRFFYKLIVEYSSRDELKTILDRTTTGFVPDIQPIMSQEEILGAQKLVKRVILAPHVQDYVVRLTMATHPEGEFATEMTNKYVRWGSSPRGAQALTLASKVRALLEGRFNVSFEDVKEAALPALRHRVLLNFEGEAENMSTDAVIEDMIEKIPTLTEKAA
- a CDS encoding DUF58 domain-containing protein, giving the protein MASATTYSELLDPEFMNRLERLDIVSRKIFAGRMKGERRSKRKGQSVEFADYRNYVVGDDLRFLDWNIYGRLEKLFIKLFFEEEDLHVSLLLDCSKSMDFGNPAKALYAKRVAAALAYVGLVNYNRVTLCGYSDRFGPEQAGVRGRHLISKVLGYLVNLEPAGAGNMTAACRHFAIRHPQRGIVIVLSDFMDKGGYEEGLRYLLGRHYDLYAIQMLSSQEIQPDLVGDLRLRDVEDDDLAEVTISRALLNRYKQNLNAYCGQLQEYCSRRGITYLFTSTEVPFDQLVLTYLRKRGLLR